The Dehalococcoidia bacterium genomic interval AGGATGTCCGCCCGGTAACAAAGGGCGCGCCAGCAGCGCCGCCCCCGGGCCACGGTCGCCTAGCGTCCTGGCGCGACTCTTCCTCGGCTACTCGATAGGCCAGCCGGGGATGATGGCGTCAATCTCCGCCATCAACCGAATCGTTTCCTTCAATGCCACCACGACCTTCTGGTAGTGCGCCACGTCGTCGTACGAAAGCTTGCGCCCCCTCCGGTCCTTCAGCCACTTCTCGCACACTTGATAGCCGCCGATATGAAATCCCCACACCTCCGGCTCCACCCCCTCGAAGTACTGCGTCTTGTTGACCCACACCCGCCTATCCGGCTCCGCGTACCGCACCTTCTCCACCTCATTCGTGCCACTGACCGGAAACTTTGCCACCACCTGCCCCAGCGCCGGCGACTCCATCAGGTGCAGCGCCACCAGCTCCGCCCCCTTCTGCGCCAGCGCCGCAAACAATCGCTTGTCCGATGTAAACGGCACCCGCGGGAAATCTGTCTTCAGGAATTCTGCGTAGCGGCTGCGGTACGTCGGCGAGTGAAGGATGGCGTAGGCGTAGTGGAACACGTCCTCCGGCCCGATGGAGGTCTCCAGGTCACCCCGCCCATCTAGAACAAAGGACAGGCCAAGGCTCCGCTCCAGGTCGGCGATGAACTCCGGGTTCAGATTGGCGCGACGGTCGTCCGCCTGATAAAGGCCGCTAGCCACCTCTTGCTCCGACGGGTAAAGGTAGAGAGGGAAGCCTGAGTTGATGTCATACGCTGCAACCGACTTGTGCCCGCAGATATCCCTTGTCGCAAGCAGGCCCCATTCGTCCACGGTCTGCCGAGTACTAATCATTGCCACGTTTTCGCCTGCGAGCAAATGACGCATGACATCCCAAGCCGGGCGGCTTGTAAGGCCACGGCAGTAGTACAGCCAGCGGACGTCAAATGGCCTATAGAGGCAGCGCCGAATATTCGCGGCATCGAACGTCGTCTTCTCTCTTCGTGAAAGCAAATCGTAGCTTGATGAACCCCTGACCCCATACTTCTCCCGAAAAGCTGGCTCCATTCCTTGGGCAGAGTAGAACATCCTCATGCGCGCATCCAACGTTTCACGGTCAAAGTCGAAGAACAGGTCATCGCGGTCGGTCTTTATGCCGTTTTGGTTGATAGGCAAGATGTCCGCCAGCCACCACCCTGTCTTGTACTCTTCCTCCAGGCTCCAATCCTTCGGCACGAAGAAGAACATGGGCGGCTTTGGGTCCACCATTTGCCATTCGGTTGTCGCTATGTCCCTCTCCAGAAGCCATTCGTACTTGCCTTCCCGCAGCCCCCATACATCTACGTAGTTCACCCTAGCCGGTCCCGCCTTGGCCGGTTCCTTGAGGAAGATCCCTATCGCGACGCCCTGCTGGATATCGAACACGTTCTCGTCAGGCCCTCCATCCGGCGTGCGCTCTCCCTTCCTGCCGTTGCCGTGCAGATTCACGATGTAGATATCTGTAAAAGCTGCCATCAGGCATTCGCGCATACGCCGGTGCGTGATCCCATCCGTGTAGGTGTTGTTCGTGATCAATGCCAGAACGCCCGTGCCAGTTCGGTCGATCCGCCATTGGCCGAAGCGAACAAACTTGATGAAGTCATCGTCTAGGTTGAGCTTCTTTTCGTGTAGGTCCTTCTTATAGTCTTCCAGGAGGTCAAGAATCCACTTGCCCTTGTTCACCATGCCGAAGTTAGAGTACGGCGGATTTCCCATCACCACCATGATCGGCTCATCTTTCTTGATCCTGGCCGCCGCGTTCGCCTCATCCGCTATGAACTGGGCAAACAATACCTCCGTCCTCTTGATCGCCTCTTCCAGCGTGTTCGTCAGGTAGACTCCCAGCCGCTGCTCGCTCTCGAACTGGTAGCCCAGTTCCTCCAGCACCAGCCCTAGCTTCAGGTGCGCTATCGCGTAGGGCGCCATTAACAACTCGAACCCAAACACCCGCGGGAGCAGGTATCGCGCCACGTAGTCGTTCCACGTCCCCGACTGCCCCTGAGCGGCCAGAGTCTCGTTTATCAGCTTGATGGCTGTGTACAGAAACGTCCCCGTCCCGACGGCCGGGTCCAGTACCAGCGTGTTGCGGTCCGCCAACCCCAGCGGCCGATTGAACCTTTCCCGCAGCAGATAGTCCACCGACCGCACGATGTAGGACACCACCGGTACCGGGGTGTAGTACACCCCGCGCATCTCCCGCATCTTCGGGTCGTATTCCTTCAAGAACGTCTCGTAGAAGTGGACGACGGGGTCTTCCTTCTTCGTCCGCTTGCCGAAACCCTCCAGCACAGCGGCCATGTCCGCCTCAGCCAGCAGTTGGGCCAGATCGTCTACCAGCCACGCTATCCGGTCGTCCAGGTCCGGCCCCGCGATATGGTTGAACAGCGATCTCAAGAACGGGTTCGTTTTCGGCAGCATCCACGCCGCCGCCTGGCGCGTGAATGTGCCGCCGCCGTTCCCCATCGCCCGCGCCGCGAACAGGCCGTAGGCGATCGTCTGGGCATACATGTCCGCGAACTGCTCCGGGCCTAGGTCCGGGATCAGCGTCTCCCGGAACGCTGTCAACTGGCTGTGCAGCGTCCCG includes:
- a CDS encoding type ISP restriction/modification enzyme, with the protein product MEDIKTLREYARQVEQALSKGDATEHTHRPALQALLEAAEEGVTATNEPKRIACGAPDFRVCRGETTVGYVEAKDVWKSLDAIEKDSERTKPRTQDGEQLRRYRESLGNLVFTNYLEFRWFVDGTERGLARTGTVTPAGKVAFSEAGAEGVLELLRGFYALKVPSVGTPKELAERMARLGRMTRDLIVRAFEREPEGGTLHSQLTAFRETLIPDLGPEQFADMYAQTIAYGLFAARAMGNGGGTFTRQAAAWMLPKTNPFLRSLFNHIAGPDLDDRIAWLVDDLAQLLAEADMAAVLEGFGKRTKKEDPVVHFYETFLKEYDPKMREMRGVYYTPVPVVSYIVRSVDYLLRERFNRPLGLADRNTLVLDPAVGTGTFLYTAIKLINETLAAQGQSGTWNDYVARYLLPRVFGFELLMAPYAIAHLKLGLVLEELGYQFESEQRLGVYLTNTLEEAIKRTEVLFAQFIADEANAAARIKKDEPIMVVMGNPPYSNFGMVNKGKWILDLLEDYKKDLHEKKLNLDDDFIKFVRFGQWRIDRTGTGVLALITNNTYTDGITHRRMRECLMAAFTDIYIVNLHGNGRKGERTPDGGPDENVFDIQQGVAIGIFLKEPAKAGPARVNYVDVWGLREGKYEWLLERDIATTEWQMVDPKPPMFFFVPKDWSLEEEYKTGWWLADILPINQNGIKTDRDDLFFDFDRETLDARMRMFYSAQGMEPAFREKYGVRGSSSYDLLSRREKTTFDAANIRRCLYRPFDVRWLYYCRGLTSRPAWDVMRHLLAGENVAMISTRQTVDEWGLLATRDICGHKSVAAYDINSGFPLYLYPSEQEVASGLYQADDRRANLNPEFIADLERSLGLSFVLDGRGDLETSIGPEDVFHYAYAILHSPTYRSRYAEFLKTDFPRVPFTSDKRLFAALAQKGAELVALHLMESPALGQVVAKFPVSGTNEVEKVRYAEPDRRVWVNKTQYFEGVEPEVWGFHIGGYQVCEKWLKDRRGRKLSYDDVAHYQKVVVALKETIRLMAEIDAIIPGWPIE